Proteins encoded by one window of Amaranthus tricolor cultivar Red isolate AtriRed21 chromosome 4, ASM2621246v1, whole genome shotgun sequence:
- the LOC130810117 gene encoding putative pentatricopeptide repeat-containing protein At1g53330 translates to MHKVGQKSIPVHLFPALTVNQRTATMEKFRRVSPFRLAALIRAQKDPKLAFQFFLNPNSNVNPSSKSNQRPYSYSLLSYDLIITKLGKAKMFDELELILSKLKQETRFKPTEIIFCNIITYYSRAHLPERAIHMFDEIPSFHCQRTVKSVNTLLNGLLICREFDKMWKILLGFDWFACPDVCTYNIMINACRMQNDMQGAWKVFDEMRKKGILPNAITFSTLITGLCACLKVKDALELKKDMIRVYNIKPTKYVYASLIKGLCECNELNLSFKLKDEMFENDVEVDSSIYTTLISGIFKVGRTDEVNVVLEEMKRNGCIPDTATYNALIAGYCAAKRLDLALEFLNELEEKAFKPDVISYNVLIRAYFNEGKLREAMDLFEDMPRRGCKPDVLSYRIAMQGLLSEMKLKEVVFLLDEMMFKGYAPHLLTVNKLMSLLHEEGDYELMLEVVNSLAKGNYIDDNCWRLAVSTIFAKHEAVNFHSVFDALTNSISEAH, encoded by the coding sequence ATGCATAAGGTTGGACAAAAGAGTATACCTGTTCACTTGTTTCCCGCCCTCACCGTTAACCAACGTACGGCTACAATGGAGAAATTCAGAAGAGTCTCTCCATTTCGACTAGCAGCTCTAATTCGAGCACAAAAAGATCCAAAACTTGCCTTCCAGTTCTTCCTTAATCCCAACTCCAATGTAAATCCTTCTTCTAAATCTAATCAAAGACCCTACTCATACTCTCTCCTATCTTACGACCTTATTATCACCAAGCTTGGCAAAGCTAAAATGTTTGATGAATTGGAATTGATCTTATCCAAACTCAAGCAGGAAACTCGTTTTAAGCCTACAGAAATTATTTTCTGCAATATAATAACTTATTATTCTCGAGCTCATTTACCCGAAAGAGCAATTCACATGTTTGATGAAATCCCATCTTTTCATTGTCAAAGAACAGTTAAATCCGTTAATACTTTGTTAAATGGGCTTTTAATTTGCCGGGAATTTGATAAAATGTGGAAGATTTTATTGGGTTTTGATTGGTTTGCTTGCCCGGATGTTTGTACTTACAATATAATGATTAATGCTTGTAGGATGCAAAATGATATGCAGGGTGCATGGAAGGTGTTCGATGAAATGCGTAAAAAAGGGATTCTTCCTAATGCCATCACGTTTTCGACGTTAATTACAGGGCTTTGTGCTTGTTTGAAGGTGAAGGATGCACTTGAGTTGAAGAAAGATATGATCAGGGTTTATAACATTAAACCTACTAAGTATGTTTACGCCTCGCTGATCAAGGGCCTTTGTGAGTGTAATGAGTTAAATTTGTCTTTTAAACTCAAAGATGAGATGTTTGAAAACGATGTTGAGGTCGATTCGAGTATTTATACTACTTTGATTAGTGGGATTTTTAAGGTTGGGCGAACGGATGAGGTTAATGTTGTATTAGAGGAGATGAAGAGAAATGGGTGTATCCCTGACACGGCAACTTATAATGCTCTTATAGCTGGATATTGTGCGGCGAAGCGCCTTGATTTAGCTTTGGAGTTCCTCAATGAACTTGAGGAGAAGGCATTCAAACCTGATGTTATTAGTTATAATGTGTTGATTAGAGCATATTTTAATGAGGGAAAGTTAAGAGAAGCCATGGACTTATTTGAAGATATGCCTAGGAGAGGTTGCAAACCCGATGTTTTGTCTTATCGGATAGCTATGCAGGGTCTTCTTTCTGAGATGAAATTGAAGGAAGTGGTGTTTCTTTTGGATGAAATGATGTTCAAGGGCTATGCCCCTCATCTTTTAACAGTAAACAAACTAATGAGCCTACTTCATGAAGAAGGGGATTATGAGTTAATGTTAGAAGTGGTAAATAGCCTTGCCAAAGGAAATTATATTGATGATAATTGTTGGAGATTGGCGGTTTCAACCATTTTCGCAAAACATGAGGCCGTAAATTTTCATTCTGTTTTTGATGCACTCACTAATTCCATTAGTGAAGCTCATTAA